The window CAGGGGACTGCTCATGGATTGCGGAAATTACTCCACAAGAATCTCCATTGAACATGTATTCACCTTTAGTATATCCAATTCCGTTGATAACTTCTCTGGCAATGGTTTGTACATCAAGGTAGGCATCAGATTTTACTTCTCCTGCCAATACCACCTGTCCGGTCGTTACAAGCGTTTCACATGCTACTTTTGAATTCTTATCATATGCTAGAAAATGGTCAATTAATGCATCGGAAATTTGGTCGGCAATTTTATCCGGATGTCCTTCTGAAACGGATTCAGATGTAAATAAATAAGACATATAATTCTTTTTGTTTTTAAAGATTTAAAAAATAGTAATTGCGAAAAATATGAATGAAATTGCCCAGAAAAAGAATACTGTTTTAGCATTTTTTTATAGAGGTTGCAATCAGGTCAAATTTTTCCTCGTAATAAACGTTGACAAATTTAAGTACTATTTTCGTAATACTCAAAAATTTTGTTTATTAATTATAATTTTATTTAAATTGATGATTTCTATCACTTTAAAGCATTTTCATTACTGAGGCTTAATGCTTACAAATTCTTTTGGACTTTCGTGGTAATTCAGCTTAAGTTCTAAAGAAGTCCTGATAGAATGTGACAATTCATCAATAATTTTTTGCTTGAATGTTGGTTTATAGTAAATAATACTGATTTCCCGATAGGGGAAAGGTTTTTTGAATCTGAAAACATTTTTCTTCTGCTCTTCAGAAAGCTGGCTCAGTGCAAGCTCAGGCAGAATGCTGATTCCTCCTACTTTATCTACCATGTGTACCAACGTCTGGATATTGGAAGCTAAAAAATCTAAGTTTTTAGGCTTCAGCGTGTTTTCTTTCAGATGACAGATATTTTCAAACTGATTTCTCAGGCAGTTGCCTTCTTCCAGCAGCCACACCTTCTCTACATTCAGATCTTCCGGAATGATATAGGAATTCTTTTTATTGGCTTCTGTATTGGAGCTGTAAATCATCAGCTCTTCGTTGAATAAGAAATCCTGATAAAACTCGTCAGCTGTGTCATAAGGGGTTGAGATAATTCCCGCATCCAGCTCCCCTGCCTTTAAAGCTTTGATAATATTATCCGTGGTCATTTCTTTTACATTCATCTGGATCTTCGGATTATCTTCAAGGAATTTGAAAATTTCCGTCGGCAGAATGAAAGAAGAAACTGTAGGAATGATTCCCAGATTGATGGTTCCTCCTAAAATATTATTCAAAAGATTGGCTTTGTTTTTCAGCTCGTTGACAGACTCTATGATGACTTTCGCCTGATCAATAATCTGAAGACCTACATCCGTGGTACGAATCGGGTGGGTAGTTCTGTCGAACACCTTTACATCCAGTTCATCCTCAAATTTCTGTATCATGGCACTTAACGTAGGTTGGGTAATAAAACACGCCTGAGCGGCCTTACCAAAATGTTTATACTTATCAACAGCGATAAGATACTCCAGTTGCTGAATGTTCATTTGATTAATATTATCTATTACAAAGATATAACGTTTTTGCTATTAGCAATTAAAAATTCAAGTAAATTTGATATTCACTACCTTTACACTTGGATTTAGAAAAAAGAAAAACATTTACAAATCATTAATAGATATGGATTCTAAAAAATTAACGTTAAGTAACGGATCACCTTATTATGAACATCAGGATTCACAGACGGTAGGACCAAGAGGACCGGTATTGCTGCAGGACTTTATTCTTCAGGAAAATCTTGCGCATTTCGTTAGGGAGAGAATCCCTGAAAGAATCGTGCATGCCAAAGGGAGCGGAGCGTACGGAACTTTTACCGTAACCCATGACATCAGCCAGTACACGAAAGCAAAACTGTTTTCAAAAGTAGGAAACTCATGCAGAA of the Chryseobacterium aureum genome contains:
- a CDS encoding LysR substrate-binding domain-containing protein, yielding MNIQQLEYLIAVDKYKHFGKAAQACFITQPTLSAMIQKFEDELDVKVFDRTTHPIRTTDVGLQIIDQAKVIIESVNELKNKANLLNNILGGTINLGIIPTVSSFILPTEIFKFLEDNPKIQMNVKEMTTDNIIKALKAGELDAGIISTPYDTADEFYQDFLFNEELMIYSSNTEANKKNSYIIPEDLNVEKVWLLEEGNCLRNQFENICHLKENTLKPKNLDFLASNIQTLVHMVDKVGGISILPELALSQLSEEQKKNVFRFKKPFPYREISIIYYKPTFKQKIIDELSHSIRTSLELKLNYHESPKEFVSIKPQ